The Cryptococcus neoformans var. neoformans B-3501A chromosome 4, whole genome shotgun sequence genome has a window encoding:
- a CDS encoding hypothetical protein (Match to EST gb|CF194471.1|CF194471; HMMPfam hit to PEMT, Phospholipid methyltransferase, score: 232.9, E(): 5.9e-67): protein MSKLPPIPSWIPGADLLHPTFRYTTPAIPSTVDELHKLLEPKTSLYAFVAMTAFNPIFWNFVARNALCQITAVGEASSVRSGTRLDADRKCSEYRNKTITKVVRSPLVGCYLLAITIFSISAFRDHLFLGAVKDQPSLAILGHPAIKAAAIALFASGQTFVITSMWALGVTGTYLGDYFGILMSHRVTSFPFNVLSDPMYVGSFLTHLGTALWFQSPAGIVLAAWVWIVYAVALKFEGPFTDKIYSAKNKKVDGHSSTSPVLTPTSATFPATPSRRSGRLAARASAPNSDADSDSGSASAAPTKATPRKAARKSVARGEVATPRRVTRSRSQGLASGVSGEE from the exons CATGGATCCCCGGCGCCgaccttctccatcccacTTTCCGATACACTACTCCCGCCATCCCTTCCACCGTTGATGAGCTTCACAAGTTACTTGAACCCAAGACCAGCTTGTACGCCTTTGTTGCCATGACCGCCTTCAACCCTATCTTCTGGAATTTTGTGGCGCGAAATG CACTCTGTCAGATAACGGCTGTGGGAGAGGCTTCATCTGTACGATCAGGAACGAGATTAGATGCTGATCGGAAATGTTCAGAATACCGTAACAAGACCATCACCAAAGTTGTGCGATCTCCTTTGGTCGGCTGCTACCTTTTGGCAATTActatcttctccatctctgctTTTAGAGACCACCT GTTCCTCGGCGCCGTCAAGGACCAGCCCTCTCTCGCCATTCTTGGCCACCCTGCTATCAAGGCTGCTGCCATTGCCCTCTTCGCTTCTGGTCAGACATTTGTCATCACCTCGATGTGGGCTTTAGGTGTCACTGGCACTTATCTCGGTGACTATTTTGGCATCCTCATGTCCCACCGTGTGacttctttcccattcaACGTCCTTTCCGACCCCATGTATGTTGGCTCTTTCCTTACCCACTTGGGTACTGCTTTGTGGTTCCAATCTCCTGCGGGTATTGTTCTTGCTGCTTGGGTCTGGATTGTCTACGCCGTCGCTCTCAAGTTTGAGGG TCCCTTCACCGACAAGATCTACTCCgccaagaacaagaaggtcgatggacattcttccacttctccTGTACTTACCCCTACGTCCGCTACGTTCCCTGCTACCCCTTCCCGACGATCCGGTCGACTTGCTGCCAGGGCTTCCGCACCCAATTCTGATGCGGACTCTGACAGTGGTAGTGCCAGCGCTGCGCCTACCAAAGCTACTCCCAGAAAAGCTGCCAGGAAGAGTGTCGCCAGGGGCGAAGTGGCTACTCCTAGACGAGTGACCAGGAGCCGAAGTCAAGGCCTTGCTAGCGGCGTTAGTGGGGAGGAATAG